ATAACGGCCGGATGGTGCCCGAGCCGCGCCGGAAAGCCAATGGGCTTGCGCTGCCCGAACGGCCAATCAGTTTGCCTTCCCGATGCCCCCGGGGTAGGCAGGATCGATGACCGACTGGAGCCTGAGGAAACACCCGAACCTGACCGGCTCGCCGGGTCCCGTGCTGGTGTGCGTCATGGATGGTGTGGGGTGCGGCGCCCACGACGAATCCGATGCCGTCTGGCTGGCACGCACACCGAACCTCGACTTCCTTGCGGAGCATACGCTCGCCTGCCGCCTGGCTGCGCACGGACGCTCCGTGGGCATGCCCTCGGACGCGGACATGGGCAACAGCGAGGTCGGCCACAACGCCATGGGAGCAGGTCGGGTCTTCGACCAGGGCGCGAAGCTGGTGGATCACGCGATCCGAGAGGGAGGGCTGTTCGAGGGCGAGGTGTGGCGTCGGCTGGTCGCACGAGCGGCGCAGAGCGGCCAGCCCATGCACTTCGTCGGTCTGCTCTCCGATGGCAATGTGCACAGCCACATCGATCATCTGGTTGCGCTCATCCGTCGCTGCGACTTCGAGAACCTGGCTCGGGTGCGCGTGCACATTCTCCTCGACGGCCGCGACGTGCCGGAAACGAGCTGCCTCAGCTACGTGAGCCAGCTTGAACAGGTACTCGGGGAGATCAATGCGGCCAAGGGGCGTGACTACCGCATCGCTTCAGGCGGCGGGCGCCAGACGACGACGATGGATCGCTACGAGGCGGACTGGCGGATCGTGCAACGCGGCTGGCAAGCACACGTGCTGGGCCAGGGACGCGGGTTTCGTAGCGCGCAGGATGCGATCGACACCTACCGGCGCGAGGCTCCCGGAATCATCGATCAGGACCTGCCGTCGTTCGTGGTCGTGGACGCCCAAGGAAAGCCGGTCGGGCCTATCGAAGACGGTGCTTCGGTGGTCCTTTACAACTTCCGGGGCGACCGAGCCTTGGAGCTCAGCCGTGCCTTCGATGACGACGACTTCGCGGCGTTCGACCGGACGCGTCGCCCGGATGTGCTTTACGCCGGAATGATGCAGTACGACGGCGACCTGGGAATCCCTGCGCACTTCCTTGTTGCCCCGCCGGCCATCGACCGCACACTTGGCGAGTATTTCGCCCGCAACCGAATCACGCAGCTCGCGATCAGCGAAACCCAGAAGTTCGGGCACGTCACCTACTTCTGGAACGGCAATCGAACAGGAAGGTTCGATCCAGCATACGAAAAATACGTCGAGGTCCCCAGCGACCGGGTCCCCTTTGAGCAGCGTCCCTGGATGAAGGCAGCCGAAATCACCGACGCGCTGATTCAGGAGCTCGAGACCGGTCGCTACCAACACGCGCGCGTGAACTACGCCAACGGCGACATGGTGGGGCACACGGGCAAGCGCGACGCGGCGATCATCGCGGTCGAATGCGTCGATCTGCAGATTGGGCGCCTGTTGCAGGTCGTCAAGAGGCTCAACGGGACCCTGGTGGTGACGGCGGACCACGGCAACGCGGACGAGATGTACGAGCGGGACAAGAAGAGCAAGGCCGTGCTGTTGGACAGCCGCGGTGCGCCAAGAAACAAGACCAGTCACAGCCTCAATGCCGTCCCGTTCTAT
This region of Pseudomonadota bacterium genomic DNA includes:
- the gpmI gene encoding 2,3-bisphosphoglycerate-independent phosphoglycerate mutase; protein product: MTDWSLRKHPNLTGSPGPVLVCVMDGVGCGAHDESDAVWLARTPNLDFLAEHTLACRLAAHGRSVGMPSDADMGNSEVGHNAMGAGRVFDQGAKLVDHAIREGGLFEGEVWRRLVARAAQSGQPMHFVGLLSDGNVHSHIDHLVALIRRCDFENLARVRVHILLDGRDVPETSCLSYVSQLEQVLGEINAAKGRDYRIASGGGRQTTTMDRYEADWRIVQRGWQAHVLGQGRGFRSAQDAIDTYRREAPGIIDQDLPSFVVVDAQGKPVGPIEDGASVVLYNFRGDRALELSRAFDDDDFAAFDRTRRPDVLYAGMMQYDGDLGIPAHFLVAPPAIDRTLGEYFARNRITQLAISETQKFGHVTYFWNGNRTGRFDPAYEKYVEVPSDRVPFEQRPWMKAAEITDALIQELETGRYQHARVNYANGDMVGHTGKRDAAIIAVECVDLQIGRLLQVVKRLNGTLVVTADHGNADEMYERDKKSKAVLLDSRGAPRNKTSHSLNAVPFYLYAPGSRLVLNTEIEQRGLSNLAATVCQLLGRQAPPDYEPGLLDDRGA